The proteins below are encoded in one region of Candidatus Culexarchaeum yellowstonense:
- a CDS encoding molybdenum cofactor biosynthesis protein MoaB — MSIKHKEEALKEAKDIKVSIIVVSTSRYEKNIRGEPVEDESGEIAKMIVEKYGYKVTCKEIIPDDKGVIQMEAKKRIEEGDDAIIFIGGTGISKTDLTYEAIMEIVEKKMEGFGEIFRMLSYRDIGSAAIMSRATAGVINGRLLVAIPGSPNAIPIALEKLLLPELHHIIFHARRR; from the coding sequence TTGAGCATAAAGCATAAGGAAGAAGCATTAAAGGAGGCTAAGGACATAAAAGTTTCAATAATAGTTGTGAGCACATCAAGATACGAGAAGAATATTCGGGGAGAACCCGTTGAAGATGAATCTGGAGAGATAGCTAAAATGATCGTTGAAAAATATGGATACAAAGTCACATGCAAAGAAATTATACCGGACGATAAGGGAGTTATACAAATGGAAGCAAAGAAAAGGATTGAAGAGGGGGATGATGCAATAATATTCATAGGTGGAACAGGAATAAGCAAAACAGACTTAACATATGAAGCTATAATGGAAATTGTGGAAAAGAAGATGGAGGGTTTTGGAGAAATATTCAGGATGCTAAGCTATAGGGATATAGGATCTGCAGCAATAATGTCTAGAGCCACAGCTGGAGTTATAAATGGGAGATTACTTGTTGCAATACCTGGATCTCCAAACGCCATACCCATAGCCTTAGAAAAACTGCTACTACCAGAACTACATCACATAATATTCCATGCAAGGAGGAGATAG
- a CDS encoding D-aminoacylase codes for MYDIIVNNAKIVDGTGSPWYYGSIAIRNGKIVEIKRKGRFKSGEHVINAEGLMVAPGFIDMHSHSDAYLLINPKAESKIRQGVTLEVIGNCGSSMAPILPEKLSEFKRRLGELAQYITWDWSTYREYKEKLMKNGIALNVAPLIGHGTLRVNVMGYENREPTMEELEEMKKLLEQCMKDGAFGLSTGLIYTPGSYAKTEEIIELAKVAAKYGGIYSSHIRSEADKLMEAIMEAIRIGREAKIRVEISHLKSAGVRNWGKIVEALKRIEEARWEGVDVTADFYPYTAGSTSLTACIPPWAHVGGIEEMIKRLKDPEQRAKIRRDIEVSTEGWENLANLAGWDKIVVASCEKNKQYEGLSISEIAKMNGKDPYDQAFDLIIEEEGRVQIVLHMMREEDMLEALKSPYTMVGTDGSSIAPYEPLGRGKPHPRNYGTFPRIIGRYARDKRVITIEEAIRKMTSLPANKLGLKDRGIIRRGFWADLVIFNPKTIIDTATFENPHQYPKGIEYVIVNGRIVIDKGEHTGELPGRVLERE; via the coding sequence ATGTACGATATAATAGTAAATAATGCAAAGATAGTTGATGGAACTGGAAGCCCATGGTACTATGGGAGCATAGCCATAAGAAATGGCAAGATAGTGGAAATCAAGAGGAAGGGGAGGTTTAAGAGTGGAGAACATGTGATAAACGCCGAAGGGTTAATGGTGGCCCCAGGATTCATAGACATGCACAGTCACTCAGACGCATACCTACTAATAAACCCTAAAGCTGAAAGCAAAATTAGACAGGGGGTTACATTAGAAGTCATAGGTAATTGCGGTTCAAGTATGGCGCCAATACTACCAGAAAAGCTAAGTGAATTTAAGAGGAGACTCGGTGAACTTGCACAGTACATAACATGGGACTGGTCAACATATAGGGAATATAAGGAGAAACTCATGAAAAATGGAATTGCATTGAACGTTGCCCCACTAATAGGGCATGGAACATTAAGAGTTAATGTAATGGGATATGAAAATAGGGAGCCAACCATGGAGGAGCTTGAGGAAATGAAGAAATTGCTGGAGCAATGCATGAAGGATGGAGCCTTCGGACTATCCACTGGACTCATATACACCCCTGGAAGCTACGCTAAAACTGAAGAGATAATTGAACTTGCAAAAGTAGCTGCAAAGTATGGTGGAATATACTCCTCACATATAAGAAGTGAAGCGGATAAGCTTATGGAAGCCATAATGGAAGCAATAAGGATAGGGAGAGAAGCAAAGATTAGAGTGGAAATTTCACATCTAAAATCAGCTGGAGTTAGGAATTGGGGTAAAATTGTGGAAGCACTGAAAAGGATTGAAGAAGCAAGATGGGAAGGGGTGGATGTAACAGCAGACTTCTACCCATACACCGCTGGAAGTACAAGTTTAACTGCTTGCATACCACCATGGGCCCATGTAGGCGGAATAGAGGAGATGATTAAGAGGCTAAAGGATCCTGAGCAGAGGGCTAAGATAAGAAGGGATATAGAGGTAAGCACTGAAGGATGGGAGAACCTCGCAAACCTAGCAGGATGGGATAAGATAGTGGTGGCATCATGTGAAAAGAACAAGCAATACGAGGGATTAAGCATAAGTGAAATAGCCAAAATGAATGGTAAAGACCCATACGATCAAGCATTCGACCTAATAATAGAGGAAGAGGGGAGGGTGCAAATAGTACTACACATGATGAGGGAAGAGGATATGTTGGAAGCATTGAAAAGCCCATACACGATGGTTGGAACAGATGGATCCAGCATAGCACCATATGAACCTCTAGGAAGAGGGAAACCACACCCAAGGAATTATGGAACATTCCCAAGGATAATTGGGAGATATGCAAGAGACAAGAGAGTTATAACCATAGAGGAAGCAATTAGAAAGATGACATCACTACCAGCCAACAAACTTGGCTTAAAAGATAGGGGGATAATAAGGAGGGGGTTCTGGGCAGACCTCGTAATATTCAATCCAAAAACAATAATAGACACAGCAACCTTCGAAAACCCACACCAATACCCAAAGGGAATAGAATACGTGATAGTAAATGGGAGAATCGTTATAGATAAAGGCGAACACACAGGGGAACTTCCAGGAAGAGTTCTGGAAAGAGAATAA
- a CDS encoding ribonuclease H-like domain-containing protein — translation MSEKSRIAFLDIESTSLTADSGFIVGIGIMWDDEKWSHEFLKGSVIEGEAELIRKSINELSNATTIVTWNGLTFDIPMLIARAIIHNIDPTPIILKEHIDLYRYTKKLLRLSEYSLDAVAKYMGIPKKVELKGRDMPPYYMKAIAGDQEAMKLIIEHCYDDLQALKKIYDKMRKIVDVVKSVELENIMEEYV, via the coding sequence ATGAGCGAAAAGAGTAGAATAGCATTTCTAGACATTGAATCAACATCACTAACAGCAGATAGTGGATTCATCGTTGGAATTGGAATAATGTGGGATGATGAAAAATGGAGCCACGAATTCCTGAAAGGAAGCGTCATAGAGGGGGAAGCTGAACTCATAAGAAAGAGCATCAATGAACTATCAAACGCCACAACAATAGTGACATGGAATGGACTGACCTTCGATATCCCAATGCTAATAGCTAGAGCCATCATACACAACATTGACCCAACACCAATAATTCTAAAGGAACACATAGATCTATACAGGTATACAAAGAAGCTACTTAGACTAAGCGAATACAGCCTAGATGCAGTGGCAAAGTATATGGGAATACCAAAGAAGGTTGAATTGAAGGGGAGGGATATGCCACCATACTATATGAAAGCAATAGCTGGAGATCAAGAAGCCATGAAGCTCATAATAGAACACTGCTACGACGATCTACAAGCACTGAAAAAGATATATGATAAAATGAGGAAAATAGTGGATGTAGTGAAAAGCGTTGAATTGGAAAACATTATGGAGGAATATGTATGA
- a CDS encoding toprim domain-containing protein, with amino-acid sequence MGRRKEIIEKRMEIIEALKKLDENVDIIIVEGKRDKYALRKLGCKANIITLGEAHKPLLTLIEDLNIKYTGLKIVILMDFDEEGEKLNKKIERMLEGSSLRIERTLKDRLKKAMLEENRRRIEELIGLLKEEI; translated from the coding sequence ATGGGGAGAAGAAAGGAAATTATTGAGAAAAGAATGGAGATAATTGAAGCACTTAAAAAGCTAGATGAAAACGTCGACATAATAATAGTGGAGGGAAAGAGGGACAAGTATGCTTTGAGAAAACTCGGATGCAAAGCCAACATAATAACCCTAGGAGAAGCCCATAAACCACTGCTAACACTAATCGAAGATCTAAACATAAAGTACACTGGACTAAAAATTGTAATATTAATGGACTTCGACGAAGAGGGGGAGAAGCTAAATAAGAAGATAGAAAGAATGCTGGAAGGCAGTAGCTTAAGGATAGAGAGAACTTTAAAGGATAGACTTAAGAAGGCTATGCTGGAAGAGAATAGGAGGAGAATAGAGGAGCTAATTGGATTATTGAAAGAAGAAATTTAA
- a CDS encoding P1 family peptidase → MKVRDIGLKIGVFDTGVSNSIVDVKGVMVGHCTIIEGEGKLIPGKGPIRTGVTVIFPHEDRNVFKSKVVASSFVINGFGKPIGLAQLNELGQLETPIALTNTLNVGIVADAIIEYMLSLNPDIGVSTGTVNPVVLECNDGFLNDIRGRHVKHEHVFKAIENASSNPVVEGGVGAGTGMSCFEFKGGIGSASRVLPKEAGGYIVGALVLSNFGRREDLTIAGIPVGLKLKDYGVRGGDGSGSIVVIVATDAPLTARQLHRLAKRATHGIARTGGYSSHGSGDFVVAFSTANRIPHYEESPTRELLVLSEGCMSYLFKATVEAVEEAILNSMFMAETMVGRDNHVRYALPIDLVVDLLEKHGIIEG, encoded by the coding sequence GTGAAGGTTAGGGATATTGGATTAAAGATAGGTGTATTTGATACTGGAGTTAGTAATTCGATAGTTGATGTTAAGGGGGTTATGGTTGGACATTGCACCATCATTGAGGGTGAGGGGAAGCTTATTCCAGGTAAGGGTCCAATTAGGACTGGTGTAACGGTGATATTCCCACATGAAGATAGGAATGTTTTTAAGAGTAAGGTTGTGGCAAGTTCATTTGTAATTAATGGTTTTGGTAAACCCATTGGTTTAGCTCAATTGAATGAGCTTGGACAATTGGAAACACCAATAGCTTTAACCAACACTTTGAATGTGGGTATAGTGGCTGATGCAATCATAGAGTATATGCTAAGTTTAAATCCAGATATAGGTGTTAGTACTGGCACCGTTAATCCAGTTGTATTGGAGTGTAATGATGGATTCTTGAATGACATTAGGGGGAGACATGTTAAGCATGAACATGTCTTTAAAGCTATTGAAAATGCTTCCTCAAACCCCGTTGTTGAGGGTGGTGTTGGAGCTGGAACTGGTATGTCGTGTTTCGAGTTTAAGGGTGGAATAGGCTCTGCTTCGAGGGTGCTACCCAAGGAGGCTGGAGGATACATTGTGGGTGCACTGGTTTTGTCCAATTTTGGTCGTAGGGAGGATTTAACTATAGCTGGAATTCCCGTTGGTTTGAAGTTGAAGGATTACGGTGTTAGGGGTGGTGATGGAAGTGGATCTATAGTGGTGATAGTGGCTACAGATGCACCTTTAACTGCCAGGCAACTTCATAGATTAGCTAAACGTGCAACTCATGGTATTGCGAGGACCGGTGGATACTCATCCCATGGTAGCGGTGATTTTGTTGTGGCATTCTCCACAGCTAATAGGATACCACACTATGAGGAATCTCCAACCCGTGAACTTCTAGTGTTAAGTGAGGGGTGTATGTCGTACTTGTTTAAAGCTACTGTGGAGGCTGTTGAAGAAGCCATTTTGAACTCAATGTTTATGGCTGAAACAATGGTGGGTAGGGACAATCATGTTAGGTATGCTCTTCCAATAGATTTAGTTGTCGATTTACTGGAGAAGCATGGTATCATTGAAGGTTAA
- a CDS encoding DUF763 domain-containing protein: protein MGISGIAELPLHYGKAPRWLFQRMVKLASEMLEIMYNEFGELKIMERLSNPIWFQAFSNVLGFDWHSSGSTTVTCGVLREALNKVEINLALAGGKGKKSLETINDIKSISSKFGLNEEDVAKLEENSRLTAKVDNVALQDGFTIYHHAMLISKDGKWCVIQQGMNTNLKYARRYHWFSEDIKDMVEEPHKAISCQIRMEKVLNLVDRESAEARKTVVDIANEGPMKIRRYLAEANRILCRSEGIDKWINKSITTNRRISSEDYIIYKPIDEKRIDWRKLEEIYSVKVEDFKNLLLHPGIGPKTIRALSLISELIYNEPPSKRDPVTHIYDPVKWSYAVGGKDGIPYPISKKHYDEVIFELRNIVEAIKKDEEKRRMAFRNLKRISEKWSVEI from the coding sequence ATGGGAATATCTGGAATAGCGGAATTACCATTACATTACGGTAAAGCCCCCAGATGGCTCTTCCAGAGAATGGTAAAATTGGCATCTGAAATGCTTGAAATAATGTACAATGAATTTGGGGAATTGAAGATAATGGAGAGATTAAGCAACCCAATATGGTTTCAAGCATTCAGCAATGTTCTAGGATTTGATTGGCATTCTTCAGGGTCAACCACAGTGACATGTGGAGTCTTAAGGGAAGCACTAAACAAAGTGGAAATAAATTTAGCACTAGCTGGGGGTAAAGGTAAAAAGAGCCTTGAAACCATAAACGACATAAAGAGCATATCGAGCAAATTCGGGTTAAACGAGGAGGATGTAGCCAAACTTGAGGAAAACAGTAGATTAACTGCAAAAGTGGATAATGTAGCATTACAAGATGGATTCACAATATACCATCATGCAATGCTAATATCTAAAGATGGGAAATGGTGCGTAATACAGCAAGGAATGAACACCAACCTAAAATATGCAAGGAGATACCACTGGTTCTCAGAGGATATAAAGGATATGGTTGAAGAACCACATAAAGCAATATCATGTCAAATAAGGATGGAGAAAGTGTTAAATCTAGTGGATAGGGAGAGTGCGGAAGCTAGGAAAACCGTAGTGGACATAGCTAATGAAGGGCCGATGAAGATAAGGAGATACTTAGCTGAAGCAAATAGAATACTATGCAGAAGTGAAGGGATCGATAAATGGATAAACAAATCCATAACGACCAATAGAAGGATTAGCAGTGAGGATTACATAATATATAAACCAATAGATGAGAAGAGAATTGATTGGCGTAAACTTGAGGAAATATATAGCGTTAAGGTGGAAGACTTCAAGAACCTCCTGCTACATCCAGGCATAGGTCCAAAGACCATTAGAGCTTTATCACTAATCTCAGAGCTCATATATAATGAGCCACCATCAAAGAGGGATCCAGTAACACACATATATGATCCAGTGAAGTGGTCTTATGCAGTTGGAGGGAAGGATGGAATTCCATACCCGATATCCAAGAAGCATTACGATGAAGTAATATTTGAATTGAGGAACATAGTGGAAGCTATAAAAAAGGATGAAGAGAAAAGGAGGATGGCTTTCAGAAACCTTAAAAGGATATCTGAAAAATGGAGTGTTGAAATTTAA
- the arcC gene encoding carbamate kinase encodes MHKRILVALGGNAIKKAEELGTYEEQLNNIHKTCIELSKLIEMGYDIVITHGNGPQVGNLLIQQEAAAKELPPQPLDVLGAMTQGHIGYLIQRTLRNILTKKGIKREVATIITQVEVNKNDPAFKNPTKPIGPFYDEKEAEEKIRMGMLIKKVKIGVGKTYRRVVPSPEPIRILEGKVIKKLVDEGVIVIASGGGGIPVTLENDEYTGVEAVIDKDLAGEKLAEIINADILLILTDVEKVKLNFGKPNELDIDKMTVEEAKRYYEEGHFPPGSMGPKIQACIRFIEWGGEMAIITSLEKAAEALEGKTGTRIYRG; translated from the coding sequence ATGCATAAGAGAATACTGGTGGCACTTGGTGGAAACGCAATAAAGAAAGCCGAGGAGTTGGGTACATACGAAGAACAATTAAACAACATCCATAAAACATGCATAGAACTTTCAAAATTAATAGAAATGGGATACGATATAGTAATAACGCATGGAAATGGACCACAAGTTGGAAATCTACTAATACAACAAGAAGCAGCAGCTAAAGAATTACCACCTCAACCTTTAGACGTTCTAGGGGCTATGACACAAGGACACATAGGATACCTTATCCAAAGGACTTTGAGAAATATACTAACTAAGAAGGGGATAAAAAGAGAGGTTGCAACGATAATAACACAAGTGGAGGTAAACAAAAATGACCCTGCATTCAAAAATCCAACAAAACCCATAGGACCATTCTACGATGAAAAGGAGGCTGAAGAGAAGATTCGTATGGGAATGCTTATAAAAAAGGTAAAAATTGGGGTGGGAAAAACTTATAGGAGGGTTGTTCCATCCCCAGAACCAATAAGGATACTTGAAGGTAAAGTAATAAAGAAGCTTGTGGATGAGGGGGTAATAGTTATAGCATCCGGGGGAGGAGGGATACCTGTAACCTTAGAAAATGATGAATACACTGGCGTGGAAGCGGTCATAGACAAAGATTTGGCGGGTGAAAAACTTGCAGAGATAATAAATGCAGACATACTCCTAATACTAACAGATGTGGAAAAGGTTAAATTGAATTTTGGAAAACCAAACGAATTGGACATTGACAAAATGACCGTGGAGGAAGCTAAGAGATATTATGAGGAAGGACATTTCCCACCTGGAAGTATGGGACCAAAAATACAGGCCTGCATAAGATTTATAGAGTGGGGTGGAGAAATGGCAATAATAACGTCATTGGAGAAGGCTGCAGAAGCATTGGAAGGGAAAACTGGAACAAGAATTTATAGAGGGTGA
- a CDS encoding acetyl ornithine aminotransferase family protein, with protein sequence MDIPKIVVTPPGPKAKKILEEDERFLMQSFVRWYPLVLKEAKGCILTDVDGNKYIDLNAGIAVTSVGHCHPRVVDAIKRQAEKYLHYSLTDFYYDPAVELAKKLCRITPGDFQKRVFLCNSGAEAVEGAMKVARGYFKGSRPYVMAYIGAFHGRLFGSVTLTSSKPVQRKWFAPLLPGVEHVPYPYCYRCPWKQSYPECGYWCVDFIDEYYFKKFVPPDETSCIVFEPIQGEGGYIVPPPEYWSRIRKLCDNYGILMVSDEVQAGMGRTGKWFAIENWNVTPDLISVAKGIAAGLPLGAVIGRADVMSLPRGSHASTFGGNPVSCAAASAVIDVIEEERLLENATKVGDYTMKRFREMAEKIELIGDVRGKGLMIGVELVRNRKSKEPAVKELESFLMNCFKRGVAVISCGVSSIRIAPPLNISIELMDKALNIMEEVLLEIDKSRLK encoded by the coding sequence ATTGACATTCCGAAAATCGTAGTTACACCTCCAGGACCTAAGGCTAAGAAGATTCTTGAGGAGGATGAGAGATTTCTAATGCAGTCCTTTGTACGTTGGTATCCATTGGTTTTGAAGGAAGCTAAGGGTTGCATATTAACCGATGTTGATGGGAACAAGTATATTGATTTGAATGCTGGTATAGCAGTTACCTCTGTGGGTCATTGTCATCCAAGGGTTGTGGATGCAATTAAGAGGCAGGCTGAGAAATACCTTCACTACTCATTAACAGACTTCTACTATGATCCAGCTGTGGAGTTGGCTAAAAAGCTCTGCAGAATAACTCCTGGAGACTTCCAGAAGCGTGTATTCTTATGTAATAGTGGTGCTGAGGCTGTTGAGGGTGCAATGAAGGTTGCTAGAGGATACTTTAAAGGTTCAAGGCCGTATGTGATGGCATATATAGGAGCGTTTCACGGTAGATTGTTTGGAAGTGTAACTCTAACATCCAGCAAGCCTGTTCAGCGTAAGTGGTTTGCACCCCTACTTCCAGGCGTTGAGCATGTTCCATACCCATATTGTTATAGGTGCCCATGGAAGCAGAGTTACCCTGAATGTGGATACTGGTGTGTAGATTTCATAGATGAATACTACTTTAAGAAGTTTGTTCCACCAGATGAAACCAGTTGCATAGTGTTTGAGCCGATACAGGGTGAGGGTGGCTACATAGTTCCACCACCAGAATATTGGTCTAGGATTAGGAAGTTATGCGACAATTACGGTATACTAATGGTTTCAGATGAGGTTCAGGCTGGCATGGGTAGAACTGGGAAGTGGTTTGCAATAGAGAATTGGAATGTAACCCCGGATCTTATTAGCGTGGCTAAGGGGATTGCCGCTGGACTTCCACTTGGGGCTGTGATCGGTAGAGCTGATGTTATGTCTCTGCCAAGAGGTAGCCATGCATCCACATTTGGAGGTAATCCAGTTTCATGTGCCGCTGCATCAGCGGTTATTGATGTTATTGAGGAGGAGAGGTTACTGGAGAATGCCACTAAAGTTGGGGATTACACTATGAAGAGGTTTAGGGAGATGGCTGAGAAGATCGAGCTTATAGGTGATGTTAGGGGTAAGGGGCTTATGATAGGCGTTGAGCTGGTTAGGAATAGGAAGAGTAAGGAGCCAGCTGTTAAGGAGCTTGAATCATTCCTAATGAATTGCTTTAAGCGTGGTGTTGCAGTTATAAGTTGCGGTGTTTCATCAATTAGAATAGCTCCACCACTGAATATATCCATCGAATTGATGGATAAGGCTTTGAACATTATGGAAGAAGTTTTATTGGAGATTGATAAGAGCCGCTTAAAGTAG
- a CDS encoding amidohydrolase: MAGLKADLVLVNGKIYSFDEEGKVFEALAVKDGKIVFLGSSRDVKNFIGDKTLTIDLKGKPVFPGFIDTHIHFIGVGLSLMMLDLRDVKSIGEFKSMVKRYAEGLKPGKWILGRGWDQDKFSEKRYPNRWDLDEVAPKNPVFLRRVCGHIAVANSMALKIAGIDKSTPDPEGGRIDRDESGEPTGILRESAMRLVWSKIPQPSLDDYVKAVELACNEALSHGITTVHFVSAIPEEIEALQVARSLGKLKVRVCLYISAEHLDELLSLRLKRGFGDDFIKINGIKVLIDGSLGARTAALRSPYNDDPSSMGILTMPIESFRDIVSKAHDGGLQVAVHAIGDRAVELALKVFSEVLSKNPKVDHRHRIEHASIMSPELIELMSDLGVCASIQPRFIISDFWAVDRVGPNRAKWVYPFKSMMKAGVKIAGGSDCPVDPLDPLYQIYSAVSRGRYDGIELYKYTYDECLAPVEAVSLFTRNAAYIGFEEGVKGSLEVGKYADMVVLSEDPLSMDESGIKDVKVLMTIVNGEIVYKSSVESF, encoded by the coding sequence ATGGCCGGTTTAAAGGCTGATCTCGTATTGGTTAATGGTAAGATATACTCCTTTGATGAGGAGGGTAAGGTTTTTGAGGCTTTAGCCGTTAAGGATGGAAAGATCGTCTTCTTGGGATCTTCTAGGGATGTTAAGAATTTTATCGGCGATAAAACTTTAACTATTGATTTGAAGGGGAAACCTGTCTTTCCCGGTTTTATTGATACGCATATACATTTCATTGGTGTTGGGCTTTCACTTATGATGCTCGATTTGAGGGATGTTAAATCCATAGGTGAATTTAAGAGTATGGTTAAGAGGTATGCTGAGGGGTTGAAGCCTGGGAAGTGGATTCTCGGTAGAGGTTGGGATCAAGATAAATTTTCTGAGAAGAGGTATCCAAATAGGTGGGATTTAGATGAAGTTGCACCCAAAAATCCAGTCTTCCTTAGGAGGGTTTGCGGTCATATTGCAGTAGCCAATTCCATGGCTCTAAAAATTGCTGGAATTGATAAGTCTACCCCCGACCCTGAAGGTGGGAGGATTGATAGGGATGAGAGTGGTGAACCCACGGGGATACTTAGAGAGTCTGCCATGAGGCTTGTTTGGTCTAAGATTCCACAACCATCCCTCGATGATTATGTTAAGGCTGTGGAGCTTGCATGTAATGAAGCCTTATCCCATGGGATAACAACAGTACATTTTGTTTCAGCAATTCCAGAGGAGATTGAAGCTTTACAAGTTGCTAGGAGTTTGGGGAAGCTTAAGGTTAGAGTTTGCCTATACATTTCAGCTGAGCATTTAGATGAATTGCTGAGTTTAAGGTTGAAGAGGGGGTTTGGTGATGATTTCATAAAGATCAATGGCATTAAAGTTTTGATCGATGGTTCTCTTGGAGCTAGAACTGCAGCTTTGAGATCACCATACAATGATGACCCAAGTAGTATGGGTATTTTGACAATGCCCATTGAAAGTTTTAGGGATATTGTGTCTAAAGCTCATGATGGTGGATTGCAAGTTGCAGTTCATGCCATTGGCGATAGAGCTGTGGAGTTGGCTTTAAAAGTTTTCAGTGAAGTTCTTTCAAAGAATCCGAAGGTTGATCATAGGCATAGGATTGAACATGCATCAATAATGTCTCCAGAATTAATTGAATTGATGAGCGATCTAGGTGTATGTGCATCCATTCAGCCTAGATTCATAATATCAGATTTCTGGGCTGTGGATAGGGTTGGACCTAATAGAGCTAAGTGGGTTTACCCATTTAAGAGCATGATGAAAGCTGGTGTCAAAATTGCTGGTGGATCAGATTGCCCAGTAGATCCACTGGATCCATTATATCAAATATACTCTGCTGTGAGTAGGGGGAGGTATGATGGCATAGAACTGTACAAATACACGTATGATGAATGTCTAGCCCCGGTGGAGGCAGTATCCCTATTCACGAGGAATGCCGCTTACATTGGTTTTGAGGAGGGGGTTAAGGGGTCTCTTGAAGTTGGGAAGTATGCCGATATGGTTGTCCTATCGGAAGACCCATTATCCATGGATGAGAGTGGGATAAAGGATGTCAAGGTTTTAATGACCATAGTTAATGGGGAAATCGTATACAAATCTAGTGTGGAAAGCTTTTAA
- a CDS encoding DHH family phosphoesterase, which produces MKMRDTVILTHGDIDGIASAAILLRYLKVKMNLKDNDIEVEFTGPSALPEKLKELMNNKDVKKIYITDISINVKNSENTKGIIKKLSSEGKRIVWMDHHQWSAEDINEVMKSVDSIIVEKTPSAARIVYEKFMKEDEVSRKIAEYADDIDALTDKFNESFILRALSFKNEWKEKLLIKFSNGIFWDEEISREAEKIKRRAERDVNEAYDKTRVYETKSGLRFGLIDLRGAKTPKSWLAKRVSEKFKLDFTMVWRKDDAISLYIGDKSKNINLLKIAEEFGGGGHPFACGFRMKLSWKSKIINYLTLKRKILKEVEDVVKKTIELM; this is translated from the coding sequence ATGAAGATGAGGGATACCGTAATATTAACCCATGGCGACATAGATGGAATAGCCTCCGCAGCCATATTGCTAAGATACCTAAAAGTAAAGATGAACCTAAAAGATAATGATATAGAGGTAGAATTCACAGGTCCATCAGCACTACCAGAGAAGCTTAAAGAGCTAATGAACAATAAAGATGTGAAAAAAATATACATAACAGACATATCCATAAACGTAAAAAACTCTGAGAATACTAAGGGCATAATTAAAAAGCTTAGTAGTGAAGGTAAAAGAATAGTATGGATGGATCATCATCAATGGAGCGCTGAAGATATAAATGAAGTAATGAAGTCAGTAGATTCAATAATAGTGGAAAAGACTCCAAGTGCTGCAAGAATAGTCTACGAGAAATTCATGAAGGAAGATGAAGTATCCAGGAAGATAGCTGAATATGCAGATGACATCGATGCATTAACAGACAAATTCAATGAAAGCTTCATACTAAGAGCATTAAGCTTCAAAAATGAGTGGAAAGAGAAGCTTCTAATAAAATTTTCAAATGGAATATTCTGGGATGAGGAAATATCAAGGGAAGCTGAAAAAATAAAGAGGAGAGCTGAACGTGACGTTAATGAAGCATATGATAAAACAAGAGTGTATGAGACGAAAAGTGGATTAAGGTTTGGATTAATTGACCTAAGGGGGGCTAAGACGCCTAAAAGCTGGCTTGCTAAGAGAGTTTCAGAAAAATTCAAATTAGACTTCACGATGGTCTGGAGGAAGGATGATGCAATCTCACTATACATAGGAGACAAGTCAAAGAACATAAACCTATTGAAGATAGCAGAGGAATTTGGTGGTGGAGGACACCCCTTTGCATGCGGCTTCAGAATGAAGCTATCATGGAAAAGCAAAATCATAAACTACCTAACATTGAAAAGGAAAATTTTGAAAGAAGTTGAAGATGTTGTGAAAAAGACTATTGAATTAATGTGA